From the genome of Halomonas sp. LR3S48:
CGGTGCCGCCGGTGGTCAGAATCACCTGGACCTCAGGGCTGGCGATCCATTCGGAGACCACGGCACGGATACGGTAGACATCGTCGATGACGATGCGTCGCTCGGCCAACTGATGTCCCGCCTCGGTGAGCCGCTCGGCGAGCAGGGCGCCGCTACGGTCGCTGTTGAAGTCGCGTGTATCGGAGACGGTCAGTACCGCAATCCTGAGCGGGATCATGGCCTCGCTCATGATTGCGACTCCCGCTTGCGCGCCTGCCGTTCCTCGAAGGCGGCCTGCTGCTCCGGAGTGGCCTCGCGCTGGTATTTGGCCTTCCACTCCGCATAAGGCATGCCATAGACGTACTCGCGCGCGGTCTCGTAGTCGAGTTCGGCCCCCTGGTCGTCGGCGGCGGCCACCAACCACTTGGACAGGCAGTTGCGACAGAAGTCGGCAAGAATCATCAAGTCGATATTCTGCACGTCCTTGTTGGCGTCCAGATGCTGAAGCAGGCGACGGAAGGCGGCGGCCTCGAGCTGGGTGCGTGTGGCGTCGTCGAGATGCTGCATGACATTGGCTCCTGATTGAGTCGACTCAGGATAACAAAAAGATGCAACCATTTGACGAATCAGGCGGTGTCCCCGCGCGTACAGACCGAGAGTACCACCGCATCCTCATCGCTCACCGAGACCAGCGCGTGCCCCATGTCGCTGTCGAAATAGATGCTGTCGCCACGTGACAGCTGCAGCGGTTCGTAGAATTCGGTGTAGAGCTGTATCTCGCCCTCCAGCACCATCAGGAACTCTTCGCCGTCGTGGCGCACCCATTCGCTGAACTCATCGAAGCTGCGCGCCCGTACGATCGTCTTGAAGGGAATCATGCGCTTCTGGGCCAGCTCGCAACTGAGCAGCTCGTGCTCGTAGGTCGGCGTCGGGTGGCGCTGCCCATCGCCCTGGCGGGTCAGGTCTCGGCGGCCCATGGTGCGTGGCTGCGCCTTCGGTGGTGTCAACAGCTGCGGCAGGTCGATGCCCAGGCCGTTGATCAGTTTCTGCACCGCGGTGAACGTCGGCGAGATTTGATCGTTCTCGATCTTGGACAGTGTGGAACGCGCCAGGCCGGTACGCTGGCTGACATCTTCCAGCGTCCACTGGTTGGCCAGGCGTATTTCCTTGAGCCGTTCACCGAGACGCAGCGGCTCGACGAACGCTTTGCGTCCCGAGGCGATGCGCAGTGCGGCCTGCTGGTCGGTAGTGGTGGACATCGATGAGTTCACTATAGGAAACAGAGTTTCCCGAAGCGTACCACAGAAGGGGGCCGCGCACCGGCCGGAAGGCGCCTTCGCGATGCGTGTAACCGACACTTGCCGGCTCTGATTCAACCTTCGAAGGGCAGGCCGAGCAGCGCCTTGACGTGCGCCTCGGCGCTACGCCCCAGAGAGTCCAGGTCGTAGCCGCCCTCCAGCACCGAGACCAGTCGATTGTCGGCATACAACGCGGCGATGTCCAAGGCCAGCCGGGTGATCCAGTAGTAGTCCTCGTCTTCCAGGCACAGCTCGGCCAGGGGGTCGTCACGATGGGCGTCGAAACCGGCCGAGACCAGTACCAGCTCGGGCTTGAAGGCGTGCAACGCCGGCAGCCAGTCGTCCTCGATCGCGCGGCGGAAGGCGGCGCTGTCGGTACCGGCCTCGAGTGGCGTATTGACCACGTTCTGCCATTCGCTGCGCAAGTAGCGCCAAGGGTAGAAGGGGTACTGGAAGCTCGTGCAGATCTGGATGTCCGGATCGTCCTTGAAGATATCGATGGTACCGTTGCACTGGTGCACGTCGAAATCGAGGATGGCGATACGGCGTGCCCCGTAGCGCGCGCGAGCATGCGCCGCGCCGACGGCGACATTGTTGTAGAAACAGAAGCCCATGGCATCGGTGGCTTCGGCATGATGCCCGGGCGGCCGCACGGCGCAGAACACGTTGTCGGCCTGACCGCGATATACCTGATCGACGCCGCGGATCACGGCACCTGCCGCCACCCGGGCGGCTTCCAGGCTGTCGGGATTCATCAGGGTGTCGCCATCAAGGCTGATGATGCCCGACTCGGGCAGGCACTTGTCGAGCGCGCGCAGGTGGCCCAGTGGGTGTACGCGGGCGAGTTCTTCTTCGCTGGCGGGGCGGGCTTCCGATTGCATGGTTTGCTGCAGCAACCCACTGAGGGCCAGGCGGGCACGGATGGCCTCGAGGCGCAGGGGGCTTTCGGGGTGCTCCGGGCCCATATGGTGAAGGTCGCAGTCCGGGTGCGAGATGAACGCCGTGATCATATGGAACTCCAGAGTGACTGAAGTCACCTTAATGCGCGCAAGCCCTTGCACAACAGTGTCAATAAGTCGTACACAAGGAGGCATCCACTGCTCTGCTGAGGTGACGTCTTGAGCACCCGATTCCTGCGCCACTTCTTCGAACCCCGTACTATCGCGGTCATCGGCGCCTCGGAAAAGCCCCACTCCATCGGTGGCATCGTGATTCGCAACCTGCAGGAGGCTGGCTTTCCGGGAACGCTGTGGGCGGTCAACCGCAAGGGCTACGAGGCGGTCTTCGACCAACCCTGTGTTTCGCGCGTGAGCGATTTGCCCGAGACGCCCGACCTCGCCGTCGTCTGTACTCCGGCCGACACCCTGCCCAAGGTGATCACGCGCCTGGGGCGAATCGGCGTCAAGGCGGCATTGGTACTCTCCGGCGGCGCACACCTGGACGAGGCCGAAGGGAGCAAGGGTTCGATCCGCGAGCGCATGCTGACGGCCGCGCGCGAATCGGGCATCCGTGTGCTGGGGCCGGAGTGCATGGGCCTGATCGTACCGGGCCGCCATATCAACGCCTCCTATTCCAGTCAGCCGGTCAAGGCGGGCAAGGTCGCCTATCTCGGCCAGTCGGGCATGCTCGGCAACGCCATGATCGACTGGGCAGCAGGACGCGGCATCGGTTTCTCGCACCTGATCACGGTAGGGGACAGCGTCGACGTGATGCTTCCCGACCTGATCGACTACATCAACCAGTACGCTGCGACCCAGGCCATCCTGCTGCACCTGGAGCGCATCCATGACGCCCAGCACTTCATGACCGCCTTGCGTGACGCCTCGCGGCACCGCCTGGTCCTGGCAATCAAGAGCGGGCGCACTCCGCAGTCCGATCTCTCCGGTATGCCGCCGACACCGGGTATCGCCAACCGCGACGTAGTCTTCGATGCCGCCTTCTCGCGTGCCGGCGTGGTACGAGTCAACGACTCCGACGAACTGTTTGACGCGCTGATGACGCTGTCGCAGATGAAACCGCTCAAGGGCGACCGGCTGGCCATCGTCTCCAATGGCCTGGGGCCCGCCATGCTCGCCATCGACAAGCTGATCAATGCCGGCGGGCGGCTGGCAAGCTTCAGCGAGGAGACACGCAGTGCGCTGCGTCAGGGCGAATTCGACATGAGCAAGCCCGGCGAGAATCCGGTGGATCTGGGTGGAGACGCCGCGCCGGAGCGCTTCGTCGACGCACTGGAGATCGTCGCAGCCGACCCCGGGGTCGATGCCGTACTGGTGGTGCATGCTCCCACACGCCTGGCGCCGTCGAAGATCACCGCCCAGGCGCTGATCGCCAACCGCAAGCGCTTCAGGCGCAACCTGCTGACCAGTTGGATGGGGCTAGAGGGCGCCCTCTACGCGCGCCACGAGTGCAGCATGGCGGGCATCCCCACCTATGTCTCGCCGGAAAAGGCGGTCAAGGCGTTCATGCACATGGTCGACTACCAGCGCGTTCAGGCGCTGCTACAGGAGACGCCACCGAGCCTACCGTTCAGTACCACGGCGGACATTCGCGCCCGCTGCCACACGCTGATCGAGCAGGCCAGAACCGAAGGACGCGAGACCCTGTCGCACTCCGAGGCGGCACAGGTCCTCGAGGCCTACGGTATTCCCGTGGCTCCGAGCCGCTACGTGCACACACCCGAGGAGGCCGCGGCGGCAGTGCAAGCGGGAGAGGGCCCCTGGGCATTGAAGGTGGTCCACGACGGCAATTGCCGTCCGTTCCGCTATCGCAAGCATCCTCACCGCATTTCGGCTGGTCTGCTGCAGGACCTCCACGAGCCGGGCCAGGTCGCCGAAGGGCTCTCCCGACTCGGCGACAAGGTGCATGAGAAGTTCCCGCCGGTGAAAATTCGCGAGTACTGTCTGCAGCCAATGCAGCGCGGCAAGCAATCGATGCAGCTCTGCGCCGGCATTACCCGTGATCCGGTATTCGGCCCGCTGATCGTGTTCGGCATCGGCGGTTACAAGGTCAACATCCTGGCCGACCGACAGGTGGCGCTGCCACCGCTGAACATGACCCTGGCTGCTGACGTGGTCGGGCGCACCCACGCCGCGCGGCTGATTCAGGAGCACTCCAGCGATCCCGAGCGCGACCTGGAAAGGCTGTGTCAGCTACTGGTCAAGCTGTCGCAGATGGCCTCGGACCTGCTCGAGCTGCGCGGGCTGGAGCTCAACCCCTTGCTGCTCAATCGCGACGGCATGCTGGCGGTGGACTTCGCCCTCGACCTGGGCACACCAGCGCGCTTTGCCATCATGCCGTACCCCGAGGAGCTGCGTGAGTGGGTGACGTTGAACAATGGCATGCAGGTCGAGGTGCGCCCCATCCGCGCCGAGGATGCGCCGCTGATCACCAGCTTCCACAGCCAGTTGTCGGAGGAGAGCATCCGATTTCGCTATTTCCACAACAAGTCCGACCTCAGCCAGCGCGATCTATCGATTCTCTCCCACATCAACTACGATCGGCAGATGGCCTTCATCGCCGAGCACCAGAATGAAGACGGCAGCAAGGAGATGCTCGGCGTGGTGCGGGTGTGGAACGATCCCGACAACATCCGCACCGAATTCTCCATCATCGTACGCGACGACATGGCCGGACAGGGGCTCGGCAGTCTGCTGATGAGGAAGATGATCGCCTACTGCAAGAGCGTGGGCACGCTGGAGATGATCGGCAAGGTGATGGTCGACAACCACCCCATGCGGGCACTGATGAAGCACCTGGGTTTCCGCTGCCGCTACAACATGGAGGAACAGGTGGTGGATGCGGTGCTGCGTCTCAACGAGCCTGAGAGCGAATGGCAGCGGCATCGGCTGGAGAGCCTGCCGGACTGAAGACGTCGGGAATGGGTGCCGAATACGGCACCCATTCAGAAGAGCGGCGAGACGGTTCAGGGTGCCAGGCGGAAGGAGCGCCAAGTTTCGTCGCGAAACTCGTAGCGGATTCGGTCGTGTAGCCGGCTGGGCTGCCCCTGCCAGAACTCGATCATGTCGGGGATCACACGGTACCCGCCCCAATGCCCGGGACGCGGAATCTCCTGGCCCTCGTAGGCTTGCTCGAAGCGGTGCTGACGCTCCTCGATCCAGTGGCGATCGGGGATCACCACGCTCTGAGTAGCCACCCAGGCACCTAACTGACTGGCGCGGGGGCGGCTGTTGAAATAGGAATCCGATTCCTCGTCACTTACCACCTCGACCCGGCCCTCGACGCGCACCTGACGCCCCAGGGAAGGCCACCAGAACACCAGAGCGGCATGCGGCACATTGGTCAGTTCGCTGCCCTTGTGGCTGTGGTAATTGGTGTAGAACACCAAGCCGCGGTCGTCATAGCCTTTCAGCAGCACGATGCGCGCATGGGGCAGGCCTTGGCTATCCACGGTAGCCAGCGTCATCACGTTGCCGTCCTCGCCCTCGGCATCCAGCGCCAGCGTCAGCCACTCGTCGAACAGCACCATGGGTGCCGCGGGCACCATGCCTTCCTCGAGTCTGCCACCCTCGTAGTCGCGCCGGATGTCGGCGATGTTGCGTGTCATGGCGTACTCCTCGTCCTTTTTCTCAATGGTCGCCGCTGTGGGGCAACAGCACAACACCTGCGGCTTGACCAACATCACTTATTTCGACATCCGCACACCGCCGGCATGTCCTTGCGCTTCACCCACCGCGCGCCGCCTTGATCTGGCGACTGCGAAAGCGGGCATAGAACATGCACCCGGCAAACAACGCCAGAGCGGCCATCGACTCGGCAACGCCCAACAGCCCCTGGCCTGGCAACGTAGCCAGCATCACGCCCTGAACGAAGTACAGCAAACTGACGAAGGACAGCCAGGCGTGTCCCCTGGCTCGCCTCCCCAGAATCGAAGGCAGAAAGAGCATGAGCGGCAGGGTACGGATCAGAATCGGTGTCAGCGGGTTACTGCCTGCCTGCATCGCCAAGCCACTCCAGACCAGCAGGGCCAGTAGCACCACATAGCTGGTGAGAACCAACTGGCGGCTGCGCTCGGTGAGCAGATCCAGCCCGTGGCGCGCCTCGAGCCCCTCGACCCATCGTCTCATGAGTTCTCCCTATGGCTGCCAAGAGCCAGGGCCAACCGGGCCAGACGCTTGCCCTGGGCGCGCACCAGTCGACGCTCGGTATCGGCCAGGGGCTGGTCGCTGCGCTGACCGGCCACATGGCTGGCCCCATAGGGGGTGCCACCGGCGGTAGTGGTCATCAGGTCGGTCTCGCTGTAGGGCAGGCCTGCATAGACCATGCCGTGATGCAGCAGCGGCAGCAGCATGGAAACCAGGGTGGTCTCCTGGCCGCCATGCAGGCTCGAGGTGGAAGTGAAGGCAGTCGCAGGCTTGTCCACCAGCGCTCCGTTGAGCCACAGGGCGCTGGTCGAATCGATGAAGTATTTCAGCGGCGCCGCCATGTTGCCGAAGCGAGTCGGGCTGCCCAACGCCAGGCCGGCACAATGGCGCAGGTCATCCAGATCGGCATAAACAGCCCCCTCGTCAGGAATCTCGGGGGCGACGGCCTCGCAGGTCGGCGAGACCGGTGGCACGGTACGCAGCCGTACCTCGATGCCGGGACAGGACTCGACACCGGCGGCCAGTTGCTCGGCCATGCTACGCGTGGCGCCATGTCGTGAGTAATACAGGATCAACACGTAGGGAAGGGAGTCGCGCATCGTGGCTCCAGTCAGAGAGGCGGGGAATCAGTCGTTCGCGTGGAGCAGGGCGAGTACGTCTTCCGGCGGACGACCGATCACGGCGCGCTTGCCGTCATCGGCGATTGGCCGCTCCATCAGCTTGGGATGGCTGACGATGGCCGCGATCACCTGTTCCTGATCCTGCAGGTCGGTATCCTCGACTTCCTGCCACTCCGCTTCCTGGGTGCGGACCAGCGCCTCTCCATCGGCGTCCAAGCGCGACATGAGATCGCGCAACTCCTCCTCGTTCAACGGCTCGTCGAGATAGCGGCGCACCTTTACCTCGGCGCCATGCTCCTCCAGAAGAGCCAATGCCTGGCGCGACTTGGAACAGCGGGGGTTGTGGTAAAACGTAATGGCCATGCGAGACTCCTAGATCCTTGGAAGACTGGTCCATATTGTAGAAGGGCGGCCGTGTCGGCCACAACCGCAGCCATCCCGAATCCCCGCCTCGATCAGATGGTTGCGCCATCGATAGCCGGGCGCTGCAGTTCACTCAGGCGGCGATACACCCAGACCATACGGCCGTCCTCAAGGCGCATGGGCACGCGCTCGTAGCGAATTCCCAGACGCTCGTAGCGATCCAAACGTTGCAGCTCGCCAGCATCCACCACGATGACTTCGCCTTCTACCCGCTCTCCCGGCGCCTCGGCCAGATCCAGCCCATCACGTCGAAATCCCTCGAGGGAGGCCGGCTCGGTTTCCCCGGCCCGCCCCATCACCACCCAGCGGATCGGCGCAAGGCGCAACGTGCCATAGACGAATACCGCATGCTCGCCTTCCTCGATGTCAGGCAAGTGATCGGGACGCTCATAGGTAAAAGGGCTCAGCATGGTGAGCCACAGCCATCCCAGCACGGCCAGCATGACGACCAGCGCGGTGATGACAAGATAACGACGATGCATGCGATCTCCTGTCGTTGGGCTGCTGCCATCCTGCCATGGCAGAAGGGGGTGAGTCCGGTTCAATGCCGGAGCAAGGCTTGCTAGGATGCAAAGCAAGGCTCGACACAGCGGAGGATGCCCCATGAATCAGTCAGCGCACGAGGACAAGGACTTCAGGGCATTGATGGGAGACGTGAAGCCGCTGCGCAGGAGCGCCAATCGAGCCGACCCGGGCCCGCGCCGCTCGCGCCCCACCGAGGCACAGTTGGCGCGGCGCGAGAGCGCTCAGGAAGAGCTCGCCCGGGACAGTTTCCTGTCGGACGACTTCGTCGAACTGCTGCCGCCGTTCGACCCCATCGTGTTTCGCCGTGACGGCATTCAGCAGGGTGTCGTCGACCGCCTGCGTCACGGTGGCTATGCGGCTCAGTCACGCCTGCATCTGCTGCGCCGCCCACTGGCCGAGTGCCGGCGGGCGTTGCCTCCCTTCATCCACGAGGCCTACGCCCATGACTTGCGCTCGGTGCTGATCGTGCACGGCCGGGGTCAGGAGATCGACAGTCCGGCCAACGTGCTGCGCTCCTACCTTGCCAAATGGCTCGCGCAGTTCGACCAGGTGCAGGCCTACGTGTCGGCCCAGCAGGCCGACGGCGGACTGGGGGCGACCTGGGTCATGCTGCGCAAGAGCGAGCGGGCGAGGGCGGATAACCGCGAGCGCCAGCAGAAGCGGCGCGGCTGATCCTCAGAACGACAAAAAGCCGGCACGTGGCCGGCTTTTTCTTTCAACACCGAGTTGCGGCAAGCCCAGGCTAGGCCAGGGCCGGCTCACGCTCCAAGGCTTCGCGCATGCGTTGACGGAACAACGGTTCGGCCACGTCGACGGCCGGCTGATAGGCACGACTGAAGGCATTCATAGCCTGCAGGGCGTCCTCCAGCCACTGGTCC
Proteins encoded in this window:
- the arsC gene encoding arsenate reductase (glutaredoxin) (This arsenate reductase requires both glutathione and glutaredoxin to convert arsenate to arsenite, after which the efflux transporter formed by ArsA and ArsB can extrude the arsenite from the cell, providing resistance.), whose protein sequence is MAITFYHNPRCSKSRQALALLEEHGAEVKVRRYLDEPLNEEELRDLMSRLDADGEALVRTQEAEWQEVEDTDLQDQEQVIAAIVSHPKLMERPIADDGKRAVIGRPPEDVLALLHAND
- a CDS encoding bifunctional acetate--CoA ligase family protein/GNAT family N-acetyltransferase, whose translation is MSTRFLRHFFEPRTIAVIGASEKPHSIGGIVIRNLQEAGFPGTLWAVNRKGYEAVFDQPCVSRVSDLPETPDLAVVCTPADTLPKVITRLGRIGVKAALVLSGGAHLDEAEGSKGSIRERMLTAARESGIRVLGPECMGLIVPGRHINASYSSQPVKAGKVAYLGQSGMLGNAMIDWAAGRGIGFSHLITVGDSVDVMLPDLIDYINQYAATQAILLHLERIHDAQHFMTALRDASRHRLVLAIKSGRTPQSDLSGMPPTPGIANRDVVFDAAFSRAGVVRVNDSDELFDALMTLSQMKPLKGDRLAIVSNGLGPAMLAIDKLINAGGRLASFSEETRSALRQGEFDMSKPGENPVDLGGDAAPERFVDALEIVAADPGVDAVLVVHAPTRLAPSKITAQALIANRKRFRRNLLTSWMGLEGALYARHECSMAGIPTYVSPEKAVKAFMHMVDYQRVQALLQETPPSLPFSTTADIRARCHTLIEQARTEGRETLSHSEAAQVLEAYGIPVAPSRYVHTPEEAAAAVQAGEGPWALKVVHDGNCRPFRYRKHPHRISAGLLQDLHEPGQVAEGLSRLGDKVHEKFPPVKIREYCLQPMQRGKQSMQLCAGITRDPVFGPLIVFGIGGYKVNILADRQVALPPLNMTLAADVVGRTHAARLIQEHSSDPERDLERLCQLLVKLSQMASDLLELRGLELNPLLLNRDGMLAVDFALDLGTPARFAIMPYPEELREWVTLNNGMQVEVRPIRAEDAPLITSFHSQLSEESIRFRYFHNKSDLSQRDLSILSHINYDRQMAFIAEHQNEDGSKEMLGVVRVWNDPDNIRTEFSIIVRDDMAGQGLGSLLMRKMIAYCKSVGTLEMIGKVMVDNHPMRALMKHLGFRCRYNMEEQVVDAVLRLNEPESEWQRHRLESLPD
- the wrbA gene encoding NAD(P)H:quinone oxidoreductase, translated to MRDSLPYVLILYYSRHGATRSMAEQLAAGVESCPGIEVRLRTVPPVSPTCEAVAPEIPDEGAVYADLDDLRHCAGLALGSPTRFGNMAAPLKYFIDSTSALWLNGALVDKPATAFTSTSSLHGGQETTLVSMLLPLLHHGMVYAGLPYSETDLMTTTAGGTPYGASHVAGQRSDQPLADTERRLVRAQGKRLARLALALGSHRENS
- a CDS encoding histone deacetylase family protein produces the protein MITAFISHPDCDLHHMGPEHPESPLRLEAIRARLALSGLLQQTMQSEARPASEEELARVHPLGHLRALDKCLPESGIISLDGDTLMNPDSLEAARVAAGAVIRGVDQVYRGQADNVFCAVRPPGHHAEATDAMGFCFYNNVAVGAAHARARYGARRIAILDFDVHQCNGTIDIFKDDPDIQICTSFQYPFYPWRYLRSEWQNVVNTPLEAGTDSAAFRRAIEDDWLPALHAFKPELVLVSAGFDAHRDDPLAELCLEDEDYYWITRLALDIAALYADNRLVSVLEGGYDLDSLGRSAEAHVKALLGLPFEG
- the pdxH gene encoding pyridoxamine 5'-phosphate oxidase, whose product is MTRNIADIRRDYEGGRLEEGMVPAAPMVLFDEWLTLALDAEGEDGNVMTLATVDSQGLPHARIVLLKGYDDRGLVFYTNYHSHKGSELTNVPHAALVFWWPSLGRQVRVEGRVEVVSDEESDSYFNSRPRASQLGAWVATQSVVIPDRHWIEERQHRFEQAYEGQEIPRPGHWGGYRVIPDMIEFWQGQPSRLHDRIRYEFRDETWRSFRLAP
- a CDS encoding DUF1244 domain-containing protein; amino-acid sequence: MQHLDDATRTQLEAAAFRRLLQHLDANKDVQNIDLMILADFCRNCLSKWLVAAADDQGAELDYETAREYVYGMPYAEWKAKYQREATPEQQAAFEERQARKRESQS
- a CDS encoding gamma-glutamylcyclotransferase family protein gives rise to the protein MHRRYLVITALVVMLAVLGWLWLTMLSPFTYERPDHLPDIEEGEHAVFVYGTLRLAPIRWVVMGRAGETEPASLEGFRRDGLDLAEAPGERVEGEVIVVDAGELQRLDRYERLGIRYERVPMRLEDGRMVWVYRRLSELQRPAIDGATI
- the smrA gene encoding DNA endonuclease SmrA yields the protein MNQSAHEDKDFRALMGDVKPLRRSANRADPGPRRSRPTEAQLARRESAQEELARDSFLSDDFVELLPPFDPIVFRRDGIQQGVVDRLRHGGYAAQSRLHLLRRPLAECRRALPPFIHEAYAHDLRSVLIVHGRGQEIDSPANVLRSYLAKWLAQFDQVQAYVSAQQADGGLGATWVMLRKSERARADNRERQQKRRG
- a CDS encoding helix-turn-helix domain-containing protein, producing MSTTTDQQAALRIASGRKAFVEPLRLGERLKEIRLANQWTLEDVSQRTGLARSTLSKIENDQISPTFTAVQKLINGLGIDLPQLLTPPKAQPRTMGRRDLTRQGDGQRHPTPTYEHELLSCELAQKRMIPFKTIVRARSFDEFSEWVRHDGEEFLMVLEGEIQLYTEFYEPLQLSRGDSIYFDSDMGHALVSVSDEDAVVLSVCTRGDTA
- a CDS encoding DUF2069 domain-containing protein; this encodes MRRWVEGLEARHGLDLLTERSRQLVLTSYVVLLALLVWSGLAMQAGSNPLTPILIRTLPLMLFLPSILGRRARGHAWLSFVSLLYFVQGVMLATLPGQGLLGVAESMAALALFAGCMFYARFRSRQIKAARGG